One stretch of Prunus persica cultivar Lovell chromosome G1, Prunus_persica_NCBIv2, whole genome shotgun sequence DNA includes these proteins:
- the LOC18791181 gene encoding uncharacterized protein LOC18791181 isoform X2 — translation MKKLAFLGCWILLLASILAVDSKSDGLGEWHILTKQNFSSQIRLHPHILLIVTLPWSGESQSFMKDVARLVTDRPEEFSSLKLMLMHRNTEKLLVEAIGATTDAEETTVLYYHHSVSYKYRGRLRPQNVLSSLRPYVSIEPEELLFKSLTTPEDLKAFLDSTDKALLLFEFCEWSSKLLAKRKMNGTDRSGFGVQGDPIGLNFSVEANRSPAHLGKNNQKGMETANMKCGVDYGLGGVPWLGGFSSVNDSASLERSEKMSPGVASFCTRKEYQLFDSFFSKFMTVAREFFLPPERHKFGLVSERSMLSNLGVEDSGSWLAVLYFSGCPSCSKVIKKEDDLKNALQMDNLVVTELEGDGNTLQPAFPANQPSVLLFVDRSSELSETRIKCKEALDAFRELALHYLISQQVDGQPEDKSEMSKVEDYHALRSKSGHPKLKLSQAAQMIKLKDKMSNFMIVNEGKQVTLDKISLDLQGSSLKEILDIVLKQKKKAKLSSLAKELGFQLLSDDMDIKLVNTMPVRTEVQSDQHTQELSKEATITSSVDSDKDQFPQGTSISAEEHLEISEVTGSEISFQNDEEKTAYVDTSKQFLSVDSEQNRADHKLDTAEDLKVEEEISSRVDKSGEQQLHFQGFKGSFFFSDGNDRLLHALTGGSKVPAVVIVDPVAAQHHVLSEETNLSYSSLADFLAEFVNGSLLPYQQSESVLHRSREATQPPFVNLDFHQVDTIPQVTSRTFSELVIGFNQSDTDAWNKDVLVLFSNRWCGFCQRMELVVHEVYRSMKDYVKMLKSGSKNEKTMFHDGDLKDVMLKLPFIYLLDCTLNDCSLILKSMNQREVYPALVLFPAERKNVLPYEGDMAVTEIFKFMADHGSNSHHLISEKGILWTVAKKRGRNQNFFKVQLSDIHEEGPIEKDTLHEVLLTKTHKQVIRDDQAKSHTSQGFNEAALRVVTGSILVATDKLTVHPFDKSEILIVKADQVTGFQGLIINKHIRWDALNELEQGLEMLAEAPLSFGGPLIKGGMPLVALTRRFVKTEYPEVLQGVFFLDQLATIQKIKELKSGNQSVSDYWFFFGYSSWGWDQLFDEIAEGAWNLSDDGLKHLEWPLG, via the exons ATGAAGAAGTTGGCATTCTTAGGTTGCTGGATATTGCTCCTGGCATCAATCTTAGCCGTTGATTCTAAATCGGACGGGTTGGGTGAATGGCATATCCTCACAAAGCAAAATTTCTCTTCTCAGATCCGTCTCCACCCTCACATCCTCCTCATTGTAACTCTTCCat GGTCGGGCGAGTCTCAGTCGTTCATGAAAGACGTAGCTCGCTTGGTCACCGATAGACCTGAAGAGTTCAGCTCACTGAAATTGATGCTTATGCACAGAAACACAGAGAAGTTGTTAGTGGAAGCCATTGGTGCTACCACAGACGCAGAGGAAACAACAGTTTTGTACTATCACCATTCTGTGTCGTACAAGTATCGAGGAAGGCTTCGACCACAAAATGTATTGTCTTCACTACGTCCGTACGTGTCGATTGAACCCGAAGAACTTCTCTTCAAGTCCCTGACAACTCCGGAGGACTTGAAAGCGTTCCTTGATTCAACTGACAAAGCTTTGCTTCTCTTCGAGTTCTGCGAATGGAGCTCTAAATTGCTGGCCAAGCGGAAAATGAATGGAACTGATCGCAGTGGTTTTGGTGTGCAAG GGGATCCTATTGGATTGAACTTCAGTGTAGAGGCGAATAGATCACCAGCACACTTGGGGAAGAATAACCAGAAG GGCATGGAAACTGCAAATATGAAGTGTGGCGTTGATTATGGGCTTGGTGGAGTTCCTTGGCTTGGGGGCTTCAGCTCAGTAAATGACAGCGCTTCTTTGGAGAGGTCGGAGAAAATGAGCCCTGGAGTTGCATCATTCTGTACACGTAAAGAGTATCAGCTGTTTGACTCTTTCTTCTCGAAGTTCATGACTGTTGCACGAGAGTTCTTCCTGCCTCCTGAAAGGCATAAATTTGGTCTGGTCTCAGAGAGATCGATGCTCTCAAATCTTGGGGTTGAAGATTCCGGTTCATGGTTGGCAGTGCTTTACTTTTCTGGATGCCCCAGTTGTTCAAAGGTTATTAAAAAAGAGGATGACCTCAAGAATGCTTTACAAATGGATAATTTGGTTGTTACAGAG CTGGAAGGTGATGGCAACACTTTGCAGCCTGCTTTTCCTGCGAACCAACCATCAGTACTTCTATTTGTGGATAGATCATCTGAATTGTCAGAGACTAGAATAAAATGTAAGGAAGCTCTTGATGCTTTTCGAGAGCTGGCACTGCACTATCTTATTTCACAACAAGTTGATGGGCAACCTGAAGACAAGTCTGAGATGTCCAAGGTCGAGGATTATCACGCATTAAGGAGTAAATCTGGACATCCTAAGCTTAAATTATCTCAGGCAGCTCAGATGATCAAACTAAAAGACAAAAtgtctaatttcatgattGTAAATGAGGGAAAACAAGTCACTTTGGATAAGATATCTTTGGATCTACAGGGCAGTTCCTTGAAGGAGATCTTGGATATCGTACTtaagcaaaagaagaaagctAAATTAAGCTCACTTGCAAAGGAGTTAGGTTTCCAACTTTTATCAGATGATATGGACATCAAGTTAGTGAATACAATGCCTGTACGGACAGAAGTTCAGTCTGATCAACATACACAAGAGCTATCTAAGGAAGCCACTATTACAAGTAGTGTTGACTCAGACAAGGATCAATTCCCACAGGGGACTAGCATATCTGCTGAAGAGCATCTGGAAATTTCTGAAGTCACTGGTTCTGAAatctcttttcaaaatgatgaAGAGAAAACAGCATATGTTGATACAAGTAAGCAGTTCTTATCTGTAGATAGTGAGCAAAATCGTGCAGATCATAAACTTGATACTGCTGAAGATTTAAAGGTAGAAGAAGAAATCTCTTCACGGGTAGATAAGTCAGGGGAGCAACAGCTTCACTTTCAAGGTTTCAAgggttcttttttcttttctgacgGTAATGATCGATTACTTCATGCTCTGACTGGTGGGTCAAAAGTTCCAGCTGTGGTGATAGTTGATCCGGTTGCTGCGCAGCATCATGTATTGTCAGAGGAGACAAATCTCAGCTATTCTTCACTGGCTGATTTTCTTGCTGAGTTTGTTAATGGAAGTCTTCTTCCATATCAACAGTCTGAATCTGTTCTTCATAGATCTAGGGAGGCCACTCAACCACCATTTGTTAATCTGGATTTTCATCAGGTGGATACTATCCCTCAAGTGACAAGTCGTACTTTCTCTGAGCTGGTTATTGGGTTTAATCAATCTGACACTGATGCTTGGAATAAGGATGTCTTGGTCCTTTTTAGCAATAGATGGTGTGGGTTTTGCCAGAGAATGGAATTGGTTGTTCATGAAGTATACCGGTCTATGAAGGATTATGTTAAGATGCTGAAAAGTGGATCAAAGAATGAGAAAACAATGTTTCACGATG GTGACTTGAAGGATGTAATGCTGAAGCTTCCGTTTATATACTTGCTGGATTGCACATTGAATGATTGCAGTTTGATACTGAAATCAATGAATCAG agggaAGTTTATCCTGCCCTGGTGCTCTTTCCAGCAGAAAGGAAGAATGTTCTCCCTTATGAAGGGGATATGGCGGTCACTgaaattttcaagtttatgGCTGATCATGGAAGCAACTCTCATCATCTTATCAGTGAGAAGG GAATCTTATGGACTGTAGCTAAAAAGCGGGGAAGGAATCAAAATTTCTTTAAGGTCCAGTTATCTGATATTCATGAGGAAGGTCCTATTGAAAAGGACACACTTCATGAAGTACTATTAACAAAGACGCATAAACAAGTCATTAGAGACGATCAGGCCAAGTCTCACACATCACAAGGTTTCAATGAAGCAGCCCTGCGTGTGGTGACCGGTTCCATTTTAGTTGCTACTGATAAACTTACTGTACATCCCTTTGATAAATCAGAGATTCTTATTGTCAAGGCAGATCAAGTTACTGGATTTCAAGGTCTGATTATTAACAAGCATATCAGATGGGATGCTCTAAATGAATTGGAACAAGGGCTTGAGATGTTAGCAGAGGCCCCTCTGTCCTTTGGAGGACCACTTATAAAGGGTGGAATGCCTCTTGTGGCATTAACTCGAAGATTTGTCAAGACCGAGTATCCGGAAGTCCTACAGGGTGTTTTCTTTCTCGATCAATTAGCAACAattcaaaaaatcaaagagcTCAAGTCAGGAAATCAATCTGTCAGTGACTACTGGTTTTTCTTCGGGTATTCAAGTTGGGGATGGGACCAACTATTCGATGAGATTGCCGAAGGAGCTTGGAATTTAAGTGATGATGGCCTGAAGCATTTAGAATGGCCATTGGGTTGA
- the LOC18789457 gene encoding protein COFACTOR ASSEMBLY OF COMPLEX C SUBUNIT B CCB3, chloroplastic, whose product MATCSYLLNHVQIKGWPWPSRMRISKHTNPTVTESFKTTSRRHPKQGLLIAQCSLCLVQVGASPPSVALSPLYLPPSGEPSHITDAVSSILGIGKPDTSHTLSNLMHKLVLADLDPATAKLAIGFLGPFFSLFSFLFIIRIVMSWYPKIPVGKFPYVVAYAPTEPLLVPTRKLIPPLGGVDVTPVVWFGLISFLNEILVGPQGLLVLLSQQVNT is encoded by the exons ATGGCTACCTGTTCTTATCTTCTCAACCATGTCCAGATTAAAG GATGGCCGTGGCCCTCGAGGATGAGGATATCCAAGCATACAAATCCCACTGTCACT GAAAGCTTCAAGACAACCAGTAGAAGGCATCCAAAGCAAGGGCTCCTAATTGCACAATGTTCCTTATGTTTGGTCCAAGTTGGAGCTTCTCCTCCTAGCGTTGCATTATCACCATTATACTTACCTCCTTCAGGGGAGCCATCTCATATTACGGATGCAGTTTCCAGCATTCTTGGAATTGGTAAGCCAGACACATCACATACTCTCTCAAATTTAATGCACAAGTTGGTTCTTGCAGATTTGGACCCTGCTACAGCAAAGCTTGCTATTGGATTTCTAGGCCCTTTTTTCTcgctattttcttttctgtttatcaTAAGAATCGTCATGTCCTGGTACCCCAAAATTCCAGTGGGGAAGTTCCCTTATGTTGTAGCTTATGCCCCCACAGAGCCACTTCTCGTCCCAACCCGGAAGTTGATACCGCCTTTAGGCGGTGTGGATGTAACCCCTGTGGTCTGGTTTGGATTGATTAGCTTCCTGAATGAGATATTAGTTGGTCCGCAAGGGCTGCTTGTGCTTCTCTCTCAGCAGGTTAATACCTAA
- the LOC18788598 gene encoding probable S-adenosylmethionine-dependent methyltransferase At5g37990, which yields MSNNNATSVPEAYPMNGGDGTYSYTKNSSYQRAAANVAKTLIDEAIAEKLDIEDFSSASSNAFRIADLGCSVGPNTFACVQNIMEAVKQKYGSQMPDFHVFFNDHAANDFNTLFASLPPERHYSAAGVPGSFHGRLFPEASLHFAHSSYATHWLSKLPEEVTNKNSPAWNKGKIYYTTSPDQVFNAFAAQFRTDMAIFLEARAKELAAGGMMVLIMQTIPDGIHHSRIPTGIMFDFLGSILMEIAKEGLISEEEVDSFNIPVYTTTPNEMAELVERNGSFSIVKMESTSPWLKVGHIVNNTPQKLARELRAGMEGVFKTHFGSDIVNQVFDRLNDKSGQLINQLESSHRQGTQLFLALKRK from the exons aTGAGCAACAACAATGCAACCTCAGTGCCGGAAGCATATCCAATGAACGGTGGAGATGGCACATACAGCTACACCAAAAACTCTTCTTACCAG AGAGCAGCTGCAAATGTTGCAAAGACTCTAATTGATGAGGCAATAGCAGAGAAACTTGACATAGAAGATTTTTCTTCTGCTTCAAGCAATGCATTTCGCATAGCGGATTTGGGATGCTCAGTTGGACCAAACACTTTCGCATGCGTCCAAAACATAATGGAAGCGGTGAAACAAAAGTACGGATCCCAAATGCCTGACTTCCATGTGTTCTTTAATGACCACGCAGCCAATGATTTCAATACCCTGTTTGCCTCTTTGCCTCCGGAAAGGCACTACTCTGCAGCTGGTGTGCCGGGGTCTTTCCATGGCCGGCTCTTCCCCGAGGCCTCTCTCCATTTCGCGCACTCTTCATATGCAACTCACTGGCTCTCTAAGCTACCAGAAGAAGTCACAAACAAGAACTCTCCGGCATGGAACAAAGGCAAGATTTACTATACAACTTCCCCTGACCAAGTATTTAATGCTTTCGCAGCCCAATTTCGTACGGACATGGCAATATTCTTGGAAGCTCGGGCTAAAGAGCTTGCGGCTGGTGGAATGATGGTGCTAATTATGCAAACCATCCCAGATGGGATCCATCATTCTCGCATTCCAACTGGCATCATGTTTGATTTTCTGGGGTCTATTCTCATGGAGATTGCAAAGGAA GGTTTGATAAGTGAAGAAGAGGTGGACTCATTCAACATTCCAGTGTACACTACGACTCCAAATGAGATGGCAGAGCTGGTAGAAAGAAATGGAAGCTTTAGCATAGTGAAAATGGAGTCAACAAGCCCCTGGTTAAAAGTTGGTCACATAGTAAACAACACGCCGCAGAAACTGGCGAGGGAGCTAAGAGCTGGCATGGAGGGAGTTTTCAAAACTCATTTTGGAAGTGACATTGTTAATCAAGTGTTTGATAGGCTCAATGATAAAAGTGGCCAACTTATCAACCAACTAGAGTCCAGCCACAGACAAGGAACTCAGTTGTTTCTTGCTCTGAAACGCAAATGA
- the LOC18791181 gene encoding uncharacterized protein LOC18791181 isoform X1, which translates to MKKLAFLGCWILLLASILAVDSKSDGLGEWHILTKQNFSSQIRLHPHILLIVTLPWSGESQSFMKDVARLVTDRPEEFSSLKLMLMHRNTEKLLVEAIGATTDAEETTVLYYHHSVSYKYRGRLRPQNVLSSLRPYVSIEPEELLFKSLTTPEDLKAFLDSTDKALLLFEFCEWSSKLLAKRKMNGTDRSGFGVQGDPIGLNFSVEANRSPAHLGKNNQKVAGMETANMKCGVDYGLGGVPWLGGFSSVNDSASLERSEKMSPGVASFCTRKEYQLFDSFFSKFMTVAREFFLPPERHKFGLVSERSMLSNLGVEDSGSWLAVLYFSGCPSCSKVIKKEDDLKNALQMDNLVVTELEGDGNTLQPAFPANQPSVLLFVDRSSELSETRIKCKEALDAFRELALHYLISQQVDGQPEDKSEMSKVEDYHALRSKSGHPKLKLSQAAQMIKLKDKMSNFMIVNEGKQVTLDKISLDLQGSSLKEILDIVLKQKKKAKLSSLAKELGFQLLSDDMDIKLVNTMPVRTEVQSDQHTQELSKEATITSSVDSDKDQFPQGTSISAEEHLEISEVTGSEISFQNDEEKTAYVDTSKQFLSVDSEQNRADHKLDTAEDLKVEEEISSRVDKSGEQQLHFQGFKGSFFFSDGNDRLLHALTGGSKVPAVVIVDPVAAQHHVLSEETNLSYSSLADFLAEFVNGSLLPYQQSESVLHRSREATQPPFVNLDFHQVDTIPQVTSRTFSELVIGFNQSDTDAWNKDVLVLFSNRWCGFCQRMELVVHEVYRSMKDYVKMLKSGSKNEKTMFHDGDLKDVMLKLPFIYLLDCTLNDCSLILKSMNQREVYPALVLFPAERKNVLPYEGDMAVTEIFKFMADHGSNSHHLISEKGILWTVAKKRGRNQNFFKVQLSDIHEEGPIEKDTLHEVLLTKTHKQVIRDDQAKSHTSQGFNEAALRVVTGSILVATDKLTVHPFDKSEILIVKADQVTGFQGLIINKHIRWDALNELEQGLEMLAEAPLSFGGPLIKGGMPLVALTRRFVKTEYPEVLQGVFFLDQLATIQKIKELKSGNQSVSDYWFFFGYSSWGWDQLFDEIAEGAWNLSDDGLKHLEWPLG; encoded by the exons ATGAAGAAGTTGGCATTCTTAGGTTGCTGGATATTGCTCCTGGCATCAATCTTAGCCGTTGATTCTAAATCGGACGGGTTGGGTGAATGGCATATCCTCACAAAGCAAAATTTCTCTTCTCAGATCCGTCTCCACCCTCACATCCTCCTCATTGTAACTCTTCCat GGTCGGGCGAGTCTCAGTCGTTCATGAAAGACGTAGCTCGCTTGGTCACCGATAGACCTGAAGAGTTCAGCTCACTGAAATTGATGCTTATGCACAGAAACACAGAGAAGTTGTTAGTGGAAGCCATTGGTGCTACCACAGACGCAGAGGAAACAACAGTTTTGTACTATCACCATTCTGTGTCGTACAAGTATCGAGGAAGGCTTCGACCACAAAATGTATTGTCTTCACTACGTCCGTACGTGTCGATTGAACCCGAAGAACTTCTCTTCAAGTCCCTGACAACTCCGGAGGACTTGAAAGCGTTCCTTGATTCAACTGACAAAGCTTTGCTTCTCTTCGAGTTCTGCGAATGGAGCTCTAAATTGCTGGCCAAGCGGAAAATGAATGGAACTGATCGCAGTGGTTTTGGTGTGCAAG GGGATCCTATTGGATTGAACTTCAGTGTAGAGGCGAATAGATCACCAGCACACTTGGGGAAGAATAACCAGAAGGTCGCGG GCATGGAAACTGCAAATATGAAGTGTGGCGTTGATTATGGGCTTGGTGGAGTTCCTTGGCTTGGGGGCTTCAGCTCAGTAAATGACAGCGCTTCTTTGGAGAGGTCGGAGAAAATGAGCCCTGGAGTTGCATCATTCTGTACACGTAAAGAGTATCAGCTGTTTGACTCTTTCTTCTCGAAGTTCATGACTGTTGCACGAGAGTTCTTCCTGCCTCCTGAAAGGCATAAATTTGGTCTGGTCTCAGAGAGATCGATGCTCTCAAATCTTGGGGTTGAAGATTCCGGTTCATGGTTGGCAGTGCTTTACTTTTCTGGATGCCCCAGTTGTTCAAAGGTTATTAAAAAAGAGGATGACCTCAAGAATGCTTTACAAATGGATAATTTGGTTGTTACAGAG CTGGAAGGTGATGGCAACACTTTGCAGCCTGCTTTTCCTGCGAACCAACCATCAGTACTTCTATTTGTGGATAGATCATCTGAATTGTCAGAGACTAGAATAAAATGTAAGGAAGCTCTTGATGCTTTTCGAGAGCTGGCACTGCACTATCTTATTTCACAACAAGTTGATGGGCAACCTGAAGACAAGTCTGAGATGTCCAAGGTCGAGGATTATCACGCATTAAGGAGTAAATCTGGACATCCTAAGCTTAAATTATCTCAGGCAGCTCAGATGATCAAACTAAAAGACAAAAtgtctaatttcatgattGTAAATGAGGGAAAACAAGTCACTTTGGATAAGATATCTTTGGATCTACAGGGCAGTTCCTTGAAGGAGATCTTGGATATCGTACTtaagcaaaagaagaaagctAAATTAAGCTCACTTGCAAAGGAGTTAGGTTTCCAACTTTTATCAGATGATATGGACATCAAGTTAGTGAATACAATGCCTGTACGGACAGAAGTTCAGTCTGATCAACATACACAAGAGCTATCTAAGGAAGCCACTATTACAAGTAGTGTTGACTCAGACAAGGATCAATTCCCACAGGGGACTAGCATATCTGCTGAAGAGCATCTGGAAATTTCTGAAGTCACTGGTTCTGAAatctcttttcaaaatgatgaAGAGAAAACAGCATATGTTGATACAAGTAAGCAGTTCTTATCTGTAGATAGTGAGCAAAATCGTGCAGATCATAAACTTGATACTGCTGAAGATTTAAAGGTAGAAGAAGAAATCTCTTCACGGGTAGATAAGTCAGGGGAGCAACAGCTTCACTTTCAAGGTTTCAAgggttcttttttcttttctgacgGTAATGATCGATTACTTCATGCTCTGACTGGTGGGTCAAAAGTTCCAGCTGTGGTGATAGTTGATCCGGTTGCTGCGCAGCATCATGTATTGTCAGAGGAGACAAATCTCAGCTATTCTTCACTGGCTGATTTTCTTGCTGAGTTTGTTAATGGAAGTCTTCTTCCATATCAACAGTCTGAATCTGTTCTTCATAGATCTAGGGAGGCCACTCAACCACCATTTGTTAATCTGGATTTTCATCAGGTGGATACTATCCCTCAAGTGACAAGTCGTACTTTCTCTGAGCTGGTTATTGGGTTTAATCAATCTGACACTGATGCTTGGAATAAGGATGTCTTGGTCCTTTTTAGCAATAGATGGTGTGGGTTTTGCCAGAGAATGGAATTGGTTGTTCATGAAGTATACCGGTCTATGAAGGATTATGTTAAGATGCTGAAAAGTGGATCAAAGAATGAGAAAACAATGTTTCACGATG GTGACTTGAAGGATGTAATGCTGAAGCTTCCGTTTATATACTTGCTGGATTGCACATTGAATGATTGCAGTTTGATACTGAAATCAATGAATCAG agggaAGTTTATCCTGCCCTGGTGCTCTTTCCAGCAGAAAGGAAGAATGTTCTCCCTTATGAAGGGGATATGGCGGTCACTgaaattttcaagtttatgGCTGATCATGGAAGCAACTCTCATCATCTTATCAGTGAGAAGG GAATCTTATGGACTGTAGCTAAAAAGCGGGGAAGGAATCAAAATTTCTTTAAGGTCCAGTTATCTGATATTCATGAGGAAGGTCCTATTGAAAAGGACACACTTCATGAAGTACTATTAACAAAGACGCATAAACAAGTCATTAGAGACGATCAGGCCAAGTCTCACACATCACAAGGTTTCAATGAAGCAGCCCTGCGTGTGGTGACCGGTTCCATTTTAGTTGCTACTGATAAACTTACTGTACATCCCTTTGATAAATCAGAGATTCTTATTGTCAAGGCAGATCAAGTTACTGGATTTCAAGGTCTGATTATTAACAAGCATATCAGATGGGATGCTCTAAATGAATTGGAACAAGGGCTTGAGATGTTAGCAGAGGCCCCTCTGTCCTTTGGAGGACCACTTATAAAGGGTGGAATGCCTCTTGTGGCATTAACTCGAAGATTTGTCAAGACCGAGTATCCGGAAGTCCTACAGGGTGTTTTCTTTCTCGATCAATTAGCAACAattcaaaaaatcaaagagcTCAAGTCAGGAAATCAATCTGTCAGTGACTACTGGTTTTTCTTCGGGTATTCAAGTTGGGGATGGGACCAACTATTCGATGAGATTGCCGAAGGAGCTTGGAATTTAAGTGATGATGGCCTGAAGCATTTAGAATGGCCATTGGGTTGA
- the LOC18792703 gene encoding protein S-acyltransferase 11, whose amino-acid sequence MTSLISESFEVAPKATPIMADLPKEHFIASVTEDYDVTCWGCGLHLLLPSHAPVFKCGWCGALTNQNAGKRECKYFWLRRLRDRCFVCILLMFMLFVICGGVWAAFPVIFSISYFRGIFHSIITFILSVTTVYTFSSASFACAGTPPCVVWGSYPAVGKGALENYTFCQLCSKPKSPRSHHCRSCGMCILDMDHHCPFIGNCVGAANHRHFIALLISVVTSTFYISIMTVYVCWHIWPSITYEPFDHSYGFGSDFAMRAIREIVYGLLKSVVLLSPRGLVLVYLFVSSVSLGIGLSILLWQQLCFIYEGKTYLNHLNDGVGEKDCQNLVQFFGCPYSFSIYLPHCSLSRFLPSFRKKTQRHKK is encoded by the exons ATGACATCACTAATCTCTGAATCCTTTGAAGTTGCTCCAAAGGCAACTCCAATTATGGCTGACTTGCCCAAG GAGCATTTTATAGCATCCGTCACGGAGGACTATGATGTCACGTGTTGGGGTTGTGGACTACACCTCCTTCTTCCATCACATGCTCCAGTTTTCAAATGTGGTTGGTGTGGAGCTTTAACAAACCAGAATGCAGGGAAACGAGAATGCAAGTACTTTTGGTTGAGACGCTTGCGGGATCGGTGCTTTGTCTGCATTCTCCTCATGTTTATGCTCTTTGTGATAT GTGGTGGAGTGTGGGCAGCATTCCCTGTTATTTTCTCTATCAGCTATTTCCGTGGAATTTTTCACTCCATCATTACCTTCATCTTGTCTGTAACTACTGTTTATACATTCAGTTCTGCTTCGTTTGCGTGTGCTGGAACACCCCCATGCGTAGTGTGGGGTAGCTATCCAGCTGTGGGGAAAGGTGCCCTTGAGAATTATACCTTCTGTCAGCTCTGCTCAAAGCCAAAGTCACCTAGAAGTCATCATTGCCGATCCTGTGGAATGTGTATTTTGGACATGGATCATCACTGCCCATTT ATTGGGAATTGTGTTGGTGCAGCTAACCACCGACACTTCATTGCCTTACTCATTTCAGTTGTCACCAGTACATTCTATATTTCTATCATGACCGTGTATGTATGTTGGCATATCTGGCCATCCATAACATATGAACCCTTCGACCACTCATATGGGTTTGGCAGTGATTTTGCTATGAGAGCTATCCGTGAGATTGTATATGGTTTGCTAAAATCTGTAGTGCTTTTATCCCCTAGAGGGCTTGTTTTGGTGTATCTGTTTGTTTCAAGTGTTTCATTGGGGATAGGGTTGAGCATACTTCTGTGGCAGCAACTCTGTTTTATATACGAGGGAAAGACCTACTTGAATCATTTAAACGATGGAGTTGGAGAGAAGGATTGCCAAAATCTTGTGCAGTTCTTTGGATGCCCATATTCTTTCTCAATATATTTGCCCCACTGCTCTCTCTCAAGATTTTTGCCAAGTTTCCGAAAGAAGACACAGAGACACAAGAAGTAG